A portion of the Desulfurobacterium atlanticum genome contains these proteins:
- a CDS encoding Rne/Rng family ribonuclease, translated as MKRILINALPKEVRIAILEDDQLVEFYVERKGSRGIVGNIYKGKVLKILPAIQAAFVDIGNFKNAFLYVKDAVSWEFEDDLFEEENHQEIELPPIEEVLTQGQEVIVQVTKEPLGTKGPRITTNLTIPGHYLILLPTIKKVGISRRITDETERERLRVIGEEICPENYGIIIRTAAEGATKEDLEKDLQYLLKMWNSLEKKMEKRPPPALIYQDLEIVPKILRDVLSEDVDEVLIDSIPEYRRALNFAKAFIPKLVDRIKLYDRDDPIFEVFKVEEAIEKALSRKVYLPGGGYIVIDETEALISIDVNSGKFKKSPNLEETAFNVNCKAAKEIARQLRLRDVGGIIVIDFIDMNSEDNKRKLLEILEQELSKDRAKTKIVSMSDLGLVEMTRKRVKKSLGRSLTMTCPYCEGKGRVKSADTVAFEVERELLLVARENGKRKIKVYVHPLVAEKLSVDEKDIIDRIEVLFGKEIKIIPVNDYHVERFTISKSD; from the coding sequence ATGAAAAGGATCCTTATAAATGCTCTTCCTAAAGAGGTAAGAATAGCGATTTTAGAAGATGACCAGCTGGTTGAATTTTATGTTGAAAGGAAAGGTAGCAGAGGTATAGTTGGAAATATATATAAGGGTAAAGTTTTGAAGATTTTACCTGCTATTCAGGCTGCATTTGTTGATATAGGAAATTTTAAAAACGCTTTTTTATACGTTAAGGATGCTGTTAGCTGGGAGTTTGAAGATGACCTTTTTGAAGAGGAGAATCATCAGGAGATAGAGCTGCCACCTATAGAAGAGGTTCTTACACAGGGACAGGAGGTTATAGTTCAGGTTACGAAAGAACCTTTGGGGACGAAAGGACCTCGGATTACAACAAACCTTACAATTCCTGGACATTATCTTATTTTGCTTCCGACCATTAAGAAGGTTGGCATTTCAAGAAGAATAACTGATGAAACTGAAAGGGAAAGATTAAGAGTTATTGGTGAAGAGATCTGTCCAGAGAATTACGGCATTATAATAAGGACAGCTGCTGAGGGAGCTACGAAAGAAGATTTAGAAAAAGATTTACAGTATCTTCTTAAAATGTGGAATAGTCTTGAAAAGAAAATGGAAAAAAGACCGCCGCCGGCTTTGATATATCAGGATCTTGAGATAGTTCCGAAAATTTTAAGGGATGTGCTTTCAGAAGATGTAGATGAGGTTTTGATAGATTCTATACCTGAATACAGAAGGGCTTTAAACTTTGCAAAAGCGTTTATCCCTAAACTTGTTGATAGGATAAAACTTTATGATAGGGATGATCCGATATTTGAGGTTTTTAAAGTAGAAGAGGCGATAGAGAAAGCTCTTTCACGGAAAGTTTATCTTCCAGGCGGTGGGTATATTGTGATAGATGAGACAGAAGCCCTTATCTCTATAGATGTAAACAGCGGGAAGTTTAAGAAATCTCCAAATCTTGAAGAAACGGCATTTAATGTTAACTGTAAAGCTGCAAAGGAGATAGCGAGGCAGTTAAGACTCAGGGATGTGGGTGGAATAATAGTTATAGATTTTATAGATATGAATTCGGAGGATAATAAAAGGAAGCTTTTAGAAATACTTGAGCAGGAGCTTTCAAAGGACAGGGCAAAGACAAAAATAGTCAGTATGTCAGACCTTGGACTTGTGGAGATGACGAGAAAGCGGGTAAAAAAGAGTCTGGGAAGAAGTTTAACTATGACCTGTCCATACTGTGAAGGGAAGGGCAGGGTTAAATCTGCCGATACTGTGGCTTTTGAGGTTGAAAGGGAACTTTTACTTGTGGCAAGGGAAAATGGAAAGAGAAAGATAAAGGTTTATGTGCATCCTCTTGTTGCTGAAAAGTTGAGTGTGGATGAAAAAGATATAATTGACAGAATAGAAGTTCTATTCGGGAAAGAGATAAAGATTATTCCTGTAAACGATTATCATGTGGAGCGGTTTACAATTTCAAAGAGTGATTGA
- the bamD gene encoding outer membrane protein assembly factor BamD, with protein MRKIAVFVFSLIFLTGCAKQVKTAEQLLDEGMMAVKEKDYGDAVIKLKEALSKDLPPSKKEIASFALAESCFNKGDYVEAAVQYREFLTLYPASKYAKEALYKLGICYMKMIKGPQWDQQFTYKAIDVFTQFLAKYPDDKLSSKISELLKTCRKVLAEHEIYIGQTYDVLKKFTASANRYRNVINVYNDVEPEDKLLYLLGRARFYTYIQANEEIENLQEQLEIEKERFAEAKTDDEKRVFKNRISLILSDIEKWRKEEESGREEGKKLLKELIDKYPDSPYAKKAKEILQGKVILDKVEIENPIKKSFWKRFFETI; from the coding sequence GTGAGAAAAATTGCTGTTTTCGTTTTTTCTTTGATTTTTTTAACAGGTTGTGCCAAACAGGTTAAAACGGCTGAACAGCTTTTAGATGAAGGGATGATGGCCGTTAAGGAGAAGGATTACGGTGATGCTGTTATTAAGCTGAAAGAGGCTCTTTCTAAAGATTTACCGCCATCTAAAAAGGAGATTGCTTCATTTGCCCTTGCAGAAAGCTGCTTTAATAAAGGTGACTATGTGGAAGCTGCGGTTCAGTACAGGGAGTTTTTAACCCTTTACCCGGCGTCAAAATATGCAAAAGAAGCTCTTTATAAACTTGGAATCTGTTACATGAAGATGATAAAAGGTCCTCAGTGGGACCAGCAGTTTACTTATAAGGCGATAGATGTTTTTACTCAGTTTCTTGCAAAATATCCAGATGATAAGCTTTCAAGTAAGATTTCTGAACTTTTAAAAACTTGCAGAAAAGTGCTTGCCGAACATGAAATCTATATAGGGCAGACTTACGATGTTTTAAAAAAATTTACAGCATCTGCTAATAGATACAGGAATGTTATAAATGTTTATAATGATGTTGAGCCTGAGGATAAGCTCCTTTATCTTTTAGGAAGGGCAAGATTCTATACCTATATTCAGGCTAATGAAGAGATTGAAAACCTTCAGGAGCAGCTTGAAATTGAAAAGGAAAGATTTGCAGAGGCTAAAACCGATGATGAGAAGAGGGTTTTTAAAAATCGTATCTCTTTGATTTTAAGCGATATAGAAAAATGGAGAAAGGAAGAAGAGTCTGGAAGGGAAGAGGGAAAAAAGCTATTGAAAGAGCTTATTGATAAATATCCCGATTCTCCTTATGCAAAAAAGGCGAAAGAGATACTTCAGGGTAAAGTAATCCTTGATAAAGTAGAGATAGAGAATCCGATTAAAAAATCTTTCTGGAAAAGGTTTTTTGAAACAATCTAA